The Mixophyes fleayi isolate aMixFle1 chromosome 1, aMixFle1.hap1, whole genome shotgun sequence genome includes a region encoding these proteins:
- the NIPAL1 gene encoding magnesium transporter NIPA3, with the protein MGEISAVLTVPEGTVCNTGAVLSLMCSHSVSQIWCQIMNTSQDTLPFITLHNMSPSTNETNLSTATSFRNKYNLYIGLMLAISSSLFIGSSFIMKKKGLLRLAEKGITRAGQGGFSYLKEWLWWVGLLSMGAGEAANFAAYAFAPATLVTPLGALSVLICAVLSSHFLNEKLNIHGKVGCLLCILGSTMMVIHAPCEEEVTSLHDMEMKLRDPGFITFATVAVVMSLVLIFVVAPKTGQTNVLVYIAICSVIGAFSVSSVKGLGIAIHEFIERKPVYRDPLLFILLAILIVSVSTQINYLNKALDVFNTSIVTPIYYVFFTTMVVTCSVILFKEWNNMDVRDMIGTLSGFFTIITGIFLLHAFKNTNITWSQITSGIRKERTMFPNGPEDQHSLLGNAEHALLAFEDDNIILSGANQ; encoded by the exons GTGCTGTCTTATCGCTGATGTGCTCTCACAGCGTTTCTCAGATATGGTGTCAGATAATGAACACGTCACAGGACACATTGCCATTCATTACTTTACACAACATGAGTCCGTCCACCAATGAAACTAACCTGAGCACGGCAACGTCGTTCAGAAACAAATACAacctatatattggtttaatgcTGGCAATTAGTTCCAGTCTTTTTATTGGGTCAAGTTTTATCATGAAGAAAAAAGGACTTTTACGATTGGCTGAGAAAGGAATCACCAGAGCAG GACAGGGCGGATTCTCGTACCTTAAGGAATGGCTCTGGTGGGTTGGACTACTGTCAA TGGGAGCAGGAGAAGCCGCCAACTTTGCTGCATATGCATTTGCTCCTGCTACTCTGGTGACGCCTCTTGGTGCACTGAGCGTCCTCATCTG TGCGGTGCTGTCCTCACATTTCCTGAATGAGAAGCTGAACATTCACGGGAAGGTGGGATGTCTCCTGTGTATCCTGGGCTCCACTATGATGGTGATACACGCTCCGTGCGAGGAGGAGGTCACTTCTCTGCATGATATGGAGATGAAACTAAGAGATCCAG GTTTCATTACATTTGCTACAGTGGCAGTTGTGATGTCCCTGGTCCTTATTTTTGTGGTTGCTCCAAAAACCGGTCAAACAAACGTTCTAGTGTATATCGCCATTTGTTCCGTGATTGGTGCGTTCTCCGTGTCAAGTGTCAAAGGCCTGGGCATTGCCATCCATGAGTTTATAGAGAGGAAGCCTGTTTACAGAGACCCACTTTTGTTCATCTTGTTGGCTATCTTAATTGTATCTGTCAGTACACAGATCAATTACCTCAACAAAGCCTTGGATGTGTTCAACACGTCCATCGTAACTCCTATATATTACGTCTTCTTCACCACTATGGTGGTGACCTGTTCTGTGATCTTGTTCAAGGAATGGAACAACATGGATGTCAGGGACATGATTGGGACGCTGAGTGGCTTCTTCACCATTATTACCGGCATATTCCTTTTGCATGCTTTTAAGAACACCAACATCACCTGGAGCCAAATCACCTCTGGCATCCGGAAAGAAAGAACAATGTTCCCAAATGGACCAGAAGACCAGCACAGCTTGCTTGGGAATGCTGAACATGCTTTGTTAGCATTTGAGGATGATAATATTATCTTAAGCGGAGCAAACCAATAG